The following is a genomic window from Pseudothermotoga thermarum DSM 5069.
AACCTTCGGGGGAATTCGTTGAAAATTCGTGGTTCGATGTCTGTCGTAGGGTTGCACGTGTTGTTGCAGCTGCCGAGCTGATAAACAACCCAAGACTTGAGAAAATGACAGCTGCAGAAAAGCTTGATTTTGTAAGGCAAGTTGAGTCAGACTTCTTTGACCTTTTGGCGAGCAGGATCTTTTTGCCAAACAGTCCTACGCTGTTCAACGCCGGCATAGGAGCAGATTACGAACTTTTGTACAAGCCACTTGAGCAGATGAAACTAGAAGATTACCAAAAAATTCTCGATTCAAGAAACCACTTACACATGCTTTCAGCGTGTTTCGTCGTACCAGTTGAGGACAGCATAGAAGGCATTTTCAACGCTGTCAAAGAATTTGCGCTCATCACAAAAGCTGGAGGAGGAATAGGAAGCAATTTCAGCGCACTAAGGCCTAAGGGAAGCTTTGTGGCCGGAACGCATGGCAAGGCAAGCGGACCTGTTAGCTTCATGCACGTTTTCAACACAGCTGTTTCAATCGTTGAGCAAGGTTACAGACGAAGAGGCGCTTTGATGGGCATTTTGAACATCGACCATCCAGACATAATGGAGTTCATCGATGCCAAGAAGGGAAACGACGGTGAAAGGGTTTTGAAGTTCTTCAACATCTCTGTTGGAATACCGATGGACAGGCTGGAAATTTTAAGAATGTACGAGAATGACGAGGAAATAGAGTTAAAACATCCAAAGTGGCATCATCCGACGAAGGTTAAGGTTCGCGAAATTTTCAAGAAAATGGCGCAGAACGCTTGGGAAACTGGAGATCCCGGTATGGTCTTTCTAGGCGAAATGAACAAATACTACGCACTTTATCCGTACAGAGAGATCATATCCACAAACCCATGCGGTGAGATAGGTTTGAGTGCATACGAAGCCTGCAATCTGGGCTCGATAGATTTGGCAAAACTGTGCGACGATAAGGGTGTATTCGATTGGGAAAGCTTTGCAAAGGTGATAAGAACGGCCGTTCGTTTTTTGGATAACGTCATAGACGTCAACGTTTTTCCAATAGACAAGATAACCCAAGCTGTAAAGGAATCAAGAAGGCTTGGGCTTGGAATAATGGGATTTGCCGACATGCTTTACAAAATGGAGATCCCTTACAACAGCGAGCAAGCTCGTTCTTTGGCAAAGAATTTGATGGCTTTCATGGCTCTTCATGCGCATGAAGAGTCTTCAAGGTTGGGACAGGAAAAAGGCAATTTCCCGCTTTTTGAGTACAGCAGATATCCAAACGGATTTATTCCGTTTTCGATGGATGTGAGCGATTACGACGATGAAATACGCGAACATTTCAACACGATTGCAAAGAAATACAAAAGAAATGTTGCTGTTTTGGCCATAGCACCGACTGGGTCGATCTCAAACATCGCGGACACTTCAAGTGGTCTAGAACCGAACTTCTTGCTTGCTTATGTGAGGTATGTCAACAAACTTAGCACCAACGAAAGAGAACCTCTTTTCTACGTGAACGAAGTTCTTGCAAAAAAGCTTCCAGAAAATGAGCTTTTAAGGATAAGAGATAGACTGATCGAAGAAGGTTCTTTGAGGAACATAGACATCGATGAAAGGTTGAAAAAGATTTTTGTCGTCGCGCACGACATAGATCCTTTGGATCATCTTCTCATGCAAGAAGCTTTCCAAAGCTACGTGGACAACAACATATCCAAGACGATAAACGTGCCAAACAGCGCAACAGTGGACG
Proteins encoded in this region:
- a CDS encoding adenosylcobalamin-dependent ribonucleoside-diphosphate reductase, which produces MYRQLIERYKQKPLSENALKILKERYFFKKPSGEFVENSWFDVCRRVARVVAAAELINNPRLEKMTAAEKLDFVRQVESDFFDLLASRIFLPNSPTLFNAGIGADYELLYKPLEQMKLEDYQKILDSRNHLHMLSACFVVPVEDSIEGIFNAVKEFALITKAGGGIGSNFSALRPKGSFVAGTHGKASGPVSFMHVFNTAVSIVEQGYRRRGALMGILNIDHPDIMEFIDAKKGNDGERVLKFFNISVGIPMDRLEILRMYENDEEIELKHPKWHHPTKVKVREIFKKMAQNAWETGDPGMVFLGEMNKYYALYPYREIISTNPCGEIGLSAYEACNLGSIDLAKLCDDKGVFDWESFAKVIRTAVRFLDNVIDVNVFPIDKITQAVKESRRLGLGIMGFADMLYKMEIPYNSEQARSLAKNLMAFMALHAHEESSRLGQEKGNFPLFEYSRYPNGFIPFSMDVSDYDDEIREHFNTIAKKYKRNVAVLAIAPTGSISNIADTSSGLEPNFLLAYVRYVNKLSTNEREPLFYVNEVLAKKLPENELLRIRDRLIEEGSLRNIDIDERLKKIFVVAHDIDPLDHLLMQEAFQSYVDNNISKTINVPNSATVDDVLEIYVEALKHKIRGLTVYRDGSLQTQVLTSAKDLKTKEAPKVQFFILDEKKRLRARPRKETLRSVTRKYKTSAGTTYITVSFDDTGEAIEIFLSNGTETAEAIGRLASTALRAGVSVEEIIEQLLKVKGEYVRNVGLEIKKAIEDFATLWNLKQPVEHQIIHIDGTMKSPEEVEKFVLANKLEWQEGYYVDLDGNTYCPSCLSKNSLIRSEGCVSCKVCGWSKCS